The Podospora bellae-mahoneyi strain CBS 112042 chromosome 7, whole genome shotgun sequence genomic sequence GGATGGAGGGTGAGGTCGCGATGGCCCGGCGGCGCATGCTGAGCTGGATAAAGAGACTCGCGGTGGCGGGAGGGTTGACACAGTGCAGTGGTGGCATTCTTAACTCCTTAAGACGGCTTTAGGAACAGTTGTATTCAGGGGATGGATGCTCAGCGCCGTTGACAAGGTGCTGTTAGGTAGGGTTGGTCTGTCGGTGAAATGCCGGTGCCGTTCTGCAAGCGATGGCGGGAGGTTTGCAAAATTTCCGGTGATGTCAGGGCCGAGACCCGGGAAGCTGCAAAGCGCTGACCAATCATGgtggggtggttttggtcttAATTCACCAGCGCTTACAACCGGCGGCGACACCTGAGTTACACAACATCCACCCTGAAGTTGAATGCAATGAAAAGACTGAAGCAGGATCTCGTTGCTCTTGTTGATCTCATATGTGTCAAGTGATTCCAGTAATCCCAAAGATCTAGAATGCCCGAGTCTTCAAGTCTACGATATCCAGAACGCCTTCCCAGTCCCAAAATAATACCCTATAATACAGATAGTCAAGAAtcgaagaaaagggggttaaaacaaaagagaaaaagaagccaaTTTCTAGCCAAAGTCCATCACCGTCCTCCGCGGTACCAAGTAATCGACGGTCCGAAATCATAGATCCGAATCGCACCCTTTGACACCTTCAGTGTTGCGTTTACTCGAAGATCGAGAACAATTCAGATCCATCAGTAGCGCATGGTCCGGTTTCGAGTCTCCCGTTTCCAGGCACGACGCAAGTCTGATTCCTTTCGTTTTGTGGTGCCAAGGCAAAGCTTGTCTGCCCAAGGAAAGGAAACAACTGAGCACCATCGGTTTCTCCCTCTGGAAAAAAGGTCTGTTAGCTTGGTGCGCTATATCCTGGACGAAGGGGGGGAAAGCAAAGATGGACCTACCACCATCAGCACGTCCGCCGCATGAGAACAGAGTGACGGTGTCCCCTGGCTGGCGTCTGAGATCTACACTGATACAGCCCTGGGTCTATCAAAGCAGTTGTCTTAGTAACATTCTCCAAAAGCAAGCTAGTGGTGATGGTAATGGTTAGGGATCACTTACCAGAGTGCTCACGATCAAAGCAGCAAGTTCCCGGTTGTTGTTATGTTTACCAGCGGTAATAACATCAAACTTCTCGTTCGGGCTACCTGTACAGTCCACAAGCGAGACAGGAATCAAATTCTGTCGAAAGTCGCCAGCGGTCGGGTCGACAAAGAGACACTTGTTGTTTGGTGCCCTGATGGTGACATCGGAAAAGGCCCGGGTAGCGCCTTCGTCCCGCTGATGAGACTGAGCTGCAGCAGTGGGCTGGAGAGTACCGCCGGCACGAGACACGGGCACAGGTTCGGTAGGGTTGACCGAGGGGATGCTCCCACCGCCATTGCTATTGCCATTATCATTATTGTTGTtgccgccgttgttgttgttgttaccgccgttgttgttgccatcGTTGTTGTTACTGTTCCCGGCACCAGGggcagtggtggttgacTGGGCAGGGGCAGCTGAAGGTGCGGCTGTAGGAGTAACAGTCACTGTTCGAGTACTTTTAGTACAGCTCGAGATGGAGGTACCGCTAGGATTACCAGAACTACCATTTCCGCCATTTCCACCGTTGCCAGCATTTTCATCGCCTCCGTTGTTCCCACCGTTGTTGTCTTCATTGTTGCCGCCGTTACCACCGTTGTTGCCGCTAGCCggggcaccaccaccaatggtGAAGGTCTGGCTGGCGTCTTCATTCTGACAGTTCGCAATGTCAAGAGTGTTCCCCCTTGCGGTTGCGCAAAAGTTTCCTCCTTCGTTTTGAGGGCTCAGTGAAAGCGGGCCGGCACCGCCGTCaaagtcaaacagctgagAGTCAGTCACATCACCCCCTGAAAATATCAGCATACATTCTCTTATTCAGTCAGTCCAATAATCTTACCTCCATCCGCTCGACCGCCGCATGAGAAGAGCAGAAGCTGATTCCCGGCTTGTCGGCGCGAATCAAAGTTCAGGCAAGCATTGGTCAAGGATGACACAATGAGGGCCACGCCATCGCCTCTGATATGAGCGCCGGCAGTGATGACGTCCCAGCCCTGCCCATCAGTAGAACCGCAGTCCGCAATCTGAACGGGAGTAAGGTTGGCTCGGAAATCTCCAGACAGCTCGTCAACGAAAAGGCATCTCCCGTCTGATGTTCGGATCTCAACGTTGGAGAAAGCCCGGGTAGCACCATTGTCCCTCTGATGGGCTTCGGCCGTGGCCTCTTCATTGAGGGAGTCAACTGCCCGATGTCGTACAAGCGGGGAGGCTCCCACGACAGCAGCCCAGGCCAGCAAAGAAGTGAGTGAAGACACCATGATTGTAGATGAAAATGAGTGAGAGACGGCAGAAAACAGCCGATCAACCTGCTCGAAGAAAGGAATGGATGTCCGCGCAGCAGACTGGaaaagaaggacaagaaagaAATGAAGAAGGAACGTGAGAAATGGATGATATTCACAACAACCCGCTGAGAGTTGAGTGAAGGGGATATATACCATAGATACATCAGACGAAATGGACGGCCCTGCCTGGCTACTTATCCCTGTTCATGGGCTTCCACAAGAAGGCCCTATCACCCCTTACACGGGCATTTGGGGTAAAAGGGACTTCATGATGGGGTTTCATGGTCTCTCATGTGTGTACACCTAGGCTCACTTGGAGGGCTGTTTCGTGCCGAAGTTGAAAGCGACCAAGGCGATGGCCTGCAAAATCCAGGATGGCAGTTCAGGGGCCGATCAGTTGATCCTTGATCAGAGtctgggatggtggtgatgacagGATAACGCAGGGGTCAGGGCCAAATGTTTCCTGTTGAAAGACGCGCGGAAAAGGCCATCGGAGAGCGAAGCGCTGTCTGTTGACGCTGGGAGAGACCGATGGCAGGGCAGCTTGGTTCCACGGCTTACACGCCTGCCAAAAGATGGGATGTGTTTGGCCCAAAAAGGAGGGCTGCACCCCTGTAGCACATCCCTGACACACTCGCCAGCGGGTGACCTGCACAGTCGCTGAATTTTGAGCTGGGGTTTGGAGATCACGGCCTGGGCTGTGAAACGATACCTGTCAGAGATGGCGCCAAGATCGGGGGTCGTCCACCACACAATACACTCGCAACAGCGGCACAGAACGCAGGATATGGAGAAGGGTCCATCGTCTCAACGAAAGTTCCTCGAAGAAAAGGGCtggagaaagagaggaagagggattTTGTGACCCTGGCATCCATGCTGTTGTCCTTCGTGTTTGCAGCGATCAAAGAAAATCCCCCGCTGAAGGCCCCACCTTGAACCAGTGAGCCGGGATGACGTCGAGCAGTATCGACCCACCGTTGTGGCCTCTCCTATGACTGTTGTTCCCATTTAATACATAGGTAAAAAGCTTTCATGTTCTCGGAGGTAGACGAGAGCTGAATATAACGTTGTCTGGGAATCTCATCTCAAGTACTCACATTGTTGATGGTTAAATGTTGTTGCAAATCCCTGCTGCTACACCACCTCGTACAGAAGAGAAAGTACATGGGACCTCGAGCGCGCAGAATTACTATTGCTCGAATGCATGAAGTCCGTCTCACCTGCAGTCCTGTGTATTCTAGTATATCTCCACTACTACATCTTCAGATGGTTCCCCCGGGTCTCAGACCCTCAAGCTCGGTGCAACTGAGACTCGCCGGGAGCCCATTCTTGAGGCCGACCATGTGGGAAGCTTGGTGCTGGGTGTCTGGCAGATGGGATCCGGTAGATAAGAGAAGACTACGGCGGTTGTGTGCTCTTGGCCTGGGGTCGGTCACCGCGTGAAGATGTTCAGATGAATCATGGACGTAAGATTGCATACACGGCTCCAACTGCCTGCGTGATGGGCCATGTGGAGAGGAATTGTCGACACAccaagggttagggtcaaAGACTTGATTCCCTCCCAAACCGCCCCGCTTCTTTGCCAGGGCCACAGCCCTAATCAACGTTTCTCTGCCAAGACGTCCACTCCGCAAAATTTCCAGATACCAGACCTCAATTGCGATTGCGCCTTGTCCGACTCCGAACGACAGCTTCCGACACGAACGatcaacctcacccatcTCCGCCAAATCACCCCATACACACCGCCAAAATGCCTGGAGGAGTCACCGTTCGCGATGTCGATGTAAGTTTTGGGAGCCCTTCGCCATGACGGCCTTTGCGACCGAGACCCGAACACTCTCTTTCGCCGTCCGAGTCGCTGCCAGCTTCCTCAAACGAGGCTCGGGTTggccgacgacgatggaCCGCTGGTCAAGACAGCAACAtggaagatgatgggagcAGGCGTGAGGGGGTCGAAAGATCTCTGAAGACGGAATTGTGCTAATCATATTGTGTTGCTTGGTTCAAGGCCCACAAGTTCGTCGGTAAGTCTTGCTTTGCTTCGTTTTGCCTCGATATGTCTGGTGCGCAGTGCGGCAAATGTCTGACTCTGAATAGGTGCCTACGCCGCTTTCTTGAAGCGTCAGGGCAAGCTCCCCGTCCCCGGTTGGGTTGACACCGTCAAGACCGGCCCCGCCAAGGAGATGCCTCCCCAGGACATCGACTGGTTCTACGTCCGTGCCGCTGCCGTCGCTCGTCACGTCTACCTCCGCAAGACCGTTGGTGTcggccgcctccgccgcgtTCACGGCAGCGCCAAGAACCGTGGCTCGcgcccctcccaccacgTCGAGGCCTCCGGCAGCGTTGATCGCAAGATCATGCAGGCTCTTGAGAAGATCCAGGTCCTTgagcaggatgaggagaagggtgGCCGCCGCATCACGCAGCAGGGTCAGCGTGATCTTGACCGTGAGTTTACTTGATCTCTCGAGCCGTTTGCACTTTGCTAACGTACGTAAACATAGGTATTGCCCAGACCGTTgctgaggcggagggtgaggaggatgaggatgacgagtaAATGTCGTCTTTTCCAACAGTCGCTTTACATACCAGGCTCTTTACTGAGTACGCAAAGGTGTGAAACGTAAGGGTCGGCATGGCATGGATTTCCGGGAGCATATGGGTTAGGCGTCAAAAAAGGACTTAATGGCTTGCTTGATCATGCCTTTCCTCGCTCACCTAGGCGACCAAGCTGGCTTTATATGTGCTAGCTTTTAAAGCATATCTGCCATAAGACGGTGTTTTCTCCAGCTTTCCTACGCGTAGAGCGTAAATGAATGCCCAACAAACCAAGTCAAATAAACAATAGTACCATCTTCTCCGTGACTGACACGTAGGCCGCGTTTCCACTGCTCAGCACACCCAGTTACCTCGTCAAATGCCAACGTCGGCCTCCAGACATTCTCCTGCTGTGTCCTTAACCACTTATGACCCAAGCAAGCTGCCAGTCTCAACATCTAACCTACCATTTTGTTTCTCACAGGCGTATATTTAGATAAGTAGTCAACCGCTTCTGTCTCCTGGCTAGGAAGGTACCCGATCGCTTCTTTGTGAAAGGCACTCTCCGAGAAGCATCTCTCACTCGCTACTTCGAGTCATTACATGGTTAGACACCTGCCATTGCCTCTAGTTCGTCATGGTTGTCGACGTAATCCAACCACACTGCGCTGTCTCCCCTGTTCCAAAGTAACTCCTTGGTCACCActacccaccacccccttgtCTACTGTTGCCTAGGTGGCTAGCTATCAAGGTAGGCTTCAATCTTTCAGCTTCTTCGAGACCGCGACTTCCTTCTAATGCTCTTTCCAAGTGCCCCAGCTATTAGGCATCCGACCtaaggtcgtcgtcgtccacgACCGAGAGCCTCAGCCTAGATTTCCTTGGTCGCCCGGTCCATCAATCTTTCCTCCAAGCTTCTCTCGCTATTCTCATTCTCTTGACCTCAACCCACGCATTTCATGACGCCGTCGAAAAAATGGAGACGTTCTCTTCGACTTCGATTAAGCTTACTCGGGAGGCGTTGATGCTCTCAGAACTCCATATTGCGACTCTCAATGGCGACCTTCAACATGTGAGAGAGCTCCTGAAGAGCACCTCCACGTCACCTGGCGGTACAAGAAAAGTTATCGAAGCGCGCGACCGACATGGGACAACACCACTCATGGCAGCCGTTCTCTATGGTCGTCTCGCTATTGCGAAGCTCCTGTTGAGATATGGCGCTTCGAGGAAAGCACAAGACCTTCAAGGCCGTGTCACCTGGGAGTACTCGCGCGCTTCATTGTTTGACCGAAAGCCAAAGATGTACCAACACCTGGGCTTTCCCCCAATCTCCCGAAGTCTGCAACGTGAGAGAAGGAGAATTGCCATAATTCTGAAATATCCCGCCGCTTTGCGATCTTGGTAAGCATTCTGGTCCACCCCTACAATATGTGTTCCTTTTACAGATCCCTAACAGAGTGCAGTCGTCGAATTGGCAATCACCACTACTCGCGCAGCCGACTGCACAAGCGTGCCAAGGACCTGGTCATTCTCAAGCCTGTAGGTGGCTTCGAGACATTCAAGCCAGGCAAAGAGGGCAATGAGCTTCTTAGTGCAACCGCGGGATTCATAGCCTCTGCTACCACTTCTCCCAAAGATGTGAAGGTTGAGCAGTTTGCAGTCAGCGGCTGGAAGCCAAATCCAGGCCGTGGTCCTCGGGTTCTTGATAACGTTGTCTTGACAGAACGGGTTAGGGATGTTATTCACCTCCATGGCCTCAAGGTTCGTGCGTCCCAGCGGGACAACGGCAACCAGACTGCTTTGCCCGAGCATAAGGGTCGATTTGCGGCATGCCATGTTGAGAAAAAGCTCGCCGTCTGGTGGGTAATGAAGGCCCTAAAGGAAGTCTTCAACACGTCAGATATTGAGCGCCTGAGGGAGCTGCGAGGGGCAGATGTCCCCAACTACTACCGGGAGGCTATGCTCTTTCTTGACCACGGGCCGTGCCAAGATGTAAGTAATCCCCAGCTGGTCTCGAGTATAAGGATGTTTGCTAATGCCAAAGGACTCAGTGCTGGGACTTTTTGCACCAGGTGAAGCGGATCACCGGGATCCTAATATGTGTCGAGTCGATATCATTTTGCGTCACGGGCAATCGGGCATCTGGACCACAGGGGTGTCCAAACTGTACATGCCAGAAATGTACCAGCCAAAAGAAAGCACAGATGAGTCGCCCATCCTCCGACTCGGCAATCCAACAAGACGACGAAGACAGCGATGAATCAGACAAAGAGACTCGGCCATCAGAGGATGACATGCAACTGCCGCTCATTCAATTCGAGACAGAGCTAAAGGGGACTGAAGACAAAGGTGTTCGCCCACCTCATTCTCGTAGCAATGGTGGGATTTACAATGGGACTGCAGCCCCTGATACTGTATGCTCCGTGTCTCCTTGAACTATAAACTTTGCTGACCATTTTAGTGGACTGTGTTCCCATCCACAGATCTTAGACCAGTGGCAAAGCCACTGAACAGAATCCAGAAGAACATCGAGGCCTCTTCTAGACCTATCTGTGATGCAGCTGATCCTAGTAATGGAGCAGTCCTTACCTTCTCGCTTCCACACCGACCTGCTTTCAAAAGCCCTGTGTCATCTCCTGGCTCTGAAGTCTCTGGCCGCACGCAGAGGGTTGACCCCGTGTCAACTATGGGCGGGCATTCAGCCTACTTTGAAGATGACGGGCATGAGCCCAATATAGAGTCTCCTGTCGCCCATACAAGCCCACCCCAAGCCTCTCGACAGCCACTGCTTCACCCAATTTACCGTTCCCAAATCTCCCTCAATCTTGAGCGGTTTACATATGCTGGAGCCGCTACTTCAGAGGCGCCGGGATCCTTGCTTTCCGCACGGTTGAAGAAGGGCCGCGTTGGCACCATCAAGGACAACGACGTTGACGTCGTGGACGGAACCAACGACAATGGAAGTAAGCCTGACGTCCGCACGACCCGTGGCAAGCCCAAGACGTCTATAGGTCGAAGGGGGAAATCCAACCCTAGAAATAGAAGGGAAGTTCGGCGGGAATCGAGCTTCAGGTCTAGGAGCACATTCGCAAGAGCAGTTGCTTCTCGGTTTGACTGACTGTTTTGCTTTGTcttgtttgtgtgtttttttcCATTTTCCTTTGCTTCGTTGTGTACTCTACCTTTTGTCGAGACTATTACGGCAAGTTGGTGGGCTTTTTGCGCCGGTGCTCAGCGATGGGCTTTTTTGCCGTAAACTCCAATCCCACGATTCCAATGTAATTtactgttgttgtttgcaGTCCATAAAAGGAGGGCCAGGAACAGGAAGTCAGAAGGTCTGTTGCAGGGCGGAAGATATTGCCCATGGTGTTGGTCGTGGCCTCGATCACGAATGTTATGTCAAGATATATATGTACCTATTCAATTTCAGCTCTATCATGAGCAACCCGAGTACTCATAAAACAATACCAACAATGGTCCTGTTTACGTGAACATCATGATGAGAGTCCATGGCGCGTAAGCCATGCCTGTCTAAGGTACCATCATATCTTTTGTATTTTGGGCATTTTTCATGCCCCCGCTCTTTGTTTGTACCCTGATCAAACGGACCGATCATTGCTCTAATGCTCTATTGCTCTTTCCATATACCATTCATCCGTCATAAACATGACCCAGCATGATGCACGCTTCACCCTGTACCCGATTCAACTCCAACGCCATGCCAAAATCGAAAATCGACCTTTTGATACTAGAGGTACCTGCCAATCAAGCCCATTTTGCCAGGAGAGCCATGACGAAAACGCCCACAAACACACAAATATACGCGCACAGTTGCATTTGCAAACCGGCCTTGCGCATCTCGGGGTTGAACATGAATTCGTGAGCCAGTAGCTCGACGAGGCCAGTGTATAGAAGGATGCCGCCACTGATTGCATCAAACACACCATTGACAATCTTGCTGGTGGTAGCTTCCAGTGACATCGACTTGCTCGCTATAAGCCCGATACCGATGGCCAGGGGGGTGCTAAGAGCGTAAACAGTCCCGAGAACATATGGCGTCCATCTTCTAGCGTCCGGAGGCCATGTTGCCGTTGCAAGGCGGGCACCCAAGCCAAGACCCTCAAAGGTCTGGTGGAATACCAGCACAACAAAAAGCACAGTAAAGTTTTCTGTGACGGCGAGGGTCAAACCAATGAAGATGGAATGAAATATGACACCAAACTCGAGGATAAACAGGGCCGTCATCTGCCCCGCAAAGTTGGGATGCTCGTCGCCCTCGATATGATCTCGCAAATGGCCCAGGTGGTTCTCCCCCCCAGGCGGGTAACTGACTTCGTGGCGCAACACTGGGATTTGGTGTTTACCACACATTCCACCTTCGATGCTGCTGGCCACTGGCGAGGGGCTTCCGCTTGGGCTGGTGGATGGGACAAGTTCTCGGCCGTGCATTCGCAAGCGGCTGCTGACCGGGCGCAGTGCAGCACTATCCACCATAAGTGTCTCGGGGGGTTCCTGGTGCCCATGTGAAGAGTGAAAGCCGAAATCGAAGCGTGAAACGAGTATTTCGAGGAGAAACATGACCATCACGGTTGCTAGACCGATCCCCATAGCCCAATCATACTCTGGAAGAATGTGCTCAAGACATTCATCCCGGAAGTTGTCGGACGCTGGCGAGAGGAGATGCATGAAAGCGGTTGCAATGATGACTCCTGTACCAAAATACTTGGCGACGAAGAAGCAAAGCTTGGGTACGCGCAGTTTGgagctcctcgccaaccatACTGGCAAAAGCGCACCGACGGCAGAGCCAAGTAGAATGATAAAGACGGAGGCGATACGCAATCCCAGATCATCTCTGCTCAACAGTGTGCCTACACAGCTAGGCGCTGGCGCTTCATCTCTGAGTAACAGCTCCGAGTGCTGCATTGTGTGATTTGACCAGCCTTCTCTTTCGAGGTTTACCGACGGGCACATTTGGGGGGAAGGTTTGGTGCGGGCGGTACGGCccttgagaaggaggatcgGCGGGGTCGAAAAGCTGTGGGCGCAAAGATTGTAAGATTCCGTACCAAATGAAGTCTAAACCCGTCGATATGGACTTGATATATAATGGTGTTCTTGGTCGGAAGACTGGATCGTTTGCGCTTCGCAGTTCAGTAGCCCACAATTTTCTGGCGACAACTATCTCGGGCCACCACGACTACAGAGTAATCATGGGCACCAAACGACAGATTCGATATGTACGAGAGACTGAGTGAAGATGAGGGGTGGGCAGCGAGGG encodes the following:
- a CDS encoding hypothetical protein (EggNog:ENOG503P0S1; COG:S) — protein: MVYIPFTQLSAGCCEYHPFLTFLLHFFLVLLFQSAARTSIPFFEQVDRLFSAVSHSFSSTIMVSSLTSLLAWAAVVGASPLVRHRAVDSLNEEATAEAHQRDNGATRAFSNVEIRTSDGRCLFVDELSGDFRANLTPVQIADCGSTDGQGWDVITAGAHIRGDGVALIVSSLTNACLNFDSRRQAGNQLLLFSCGGRADGGGDVTDSQLFDFDGGAGPLSLSPQNEGGNFCATARGNTLDIANCQNEDASQTFTIGGGAPASGNNGGNGGNNEDNNGGNNGGDENAGNGGNGGNGSSGNPSGTSISSCTKSTRTVTVTPTAAPSAAPAQSTTTAPGAGNSNNNDGNNNGGNNNNNGGNNNNDNGNSNGGGSIPSVNPTEPVPVSRAGGTLQPTAAAQSHQRDEGATRAFSDVTIRAPNNKCLFVDPTAGDFRQNLIPVSLVDCTGSPNEKFDVITAGKHNNNRELAALIVSTLVSDP
- the RPS19A gene encoding Protein component of the small (40S) ribosomal subunit (EggNog:ENOG503P1YW; COG:J); its protein translation is MPGGVTVRDVDAHKFVGAYAAFLKRQGKLPVPGWVDTVKTGPAKEMPPQDIDWFYVRAAAVARHVYLRKTVGVGRLRRVHGSAKNRGSRPSHHVEASGSVDRKIMQALEKIQVLEQDEEKGGRRITQQGQRDLDRIAQTVAEAEGEEDEDDE
- a CDS encoding hypothetical protein (EggNog:ENOG503PR4R; COG:S), whose translation is METFSSTSIKLTREALMLSELHIATLNGDLQHVRELLKSTSTSPGGTRKVIEARDRHGTTPLMAAVLYGRLAIAKLLLRYGASRKAQDLQGRVTWEYSRASLFDRKPKMYQHLGFPPISRSLQRERRRIAIILKYPAALRSCRRIGNHHYSRSRLHKRAKDLVILKPVGGFETFKPGKEGNELLSATAGFIASATTSPKDVKVEQFAVSGWKPNPGRGPRVLDNVVLTERVRDVIHLHGLKVRASQRDNGNQTALPEHKGRFAACHVEKKLAVWWVMKALKEVFNTSDIERLRELRGADVPNYYREAMLFLDHGPCQDCWDFLHQVKRITGILICVESISFCVTGNRASGPQGCPNCTCQKCTSQKKAQMSRPSSDSAIQQDDEDSDESDKETRPSEDDMQLPLIQFETELKGTEDKGVRPPHSRSNGGIYNGTAAPDTWTVFPSTDLRPVAKPLNRIQKNIEASSRPICDAADPSNGAVLTFSLPHRPAFKSPVSSPGSEVSGRTQRVDPVSTMGGHSAYFEDDGHEPNIESPVAHTSPPQASRQPLLHPIYRSQISLNLERFTYAGAATSEAPGSLLSARLKKGRVGTIKDNDVDVVDGTNDNGSKPDVRTTRGKPKTSIGRRGKSNPRNRREVRRESSFRSRSTFARAVASRFD
- the ZRT2 gene encoding low-affinity Zn(2+) transporter zrt2 (COG:P; EggNog:ENOG503NURW), with protein sequence MCPSVNLEREGWSNHTMQHSELLLRDEAPAPSCVGTLLSRDDLGLRIASVFIILLGSAVGALLPVWLARSSKLRVPKLCFFVAKYFGTGVIIATAFMHLLSPASDNFRDECLEHILPEYDWAMGIGLATVMVMFLLEILVSRFDFGFHSSHGHQEPPETLMVDSAALRPVSSRLRMHGRELVPSTSPSGSPSPVASSIEGGMCGKHQIPVLRHEVSYPPGGENHLGHLRDHIEGDEHPNFAGQMTALFILEFGVIFHSIFIGLTLAVTENFTVLFVVLVFHQTFEGLGLGARLATATWPPDARRWTPYVLGTVYALSTPLAIGIGLIASKSMSLEATTSKIVNGVFDAISGGILLYTGLVELLAHEFMFNPEMRKAGLQMQLCAYICVFVGVFVMALLAKWA